The following proteins come from a genomic window of Acinetobacter baumannii:
- the folK gene encoding 2-amino-4-hydroxy-6-hydroxymethyldihydropteridine diphosphokinase has translation MTVTTYIGLGSNLGDSRQMLSEAIAKLKSLGEVKVSKLYQSPPMGPQDQPNYLNAVAQLKTELLPLELLDQLQRFEQEAGRVRLRHWGERTLDLDLLIYGNEKIQNERLTVPHVGILQRDFVVIPLLDLDADLHINDQPLKNLELIQQPTLTVLADESWA, from the coding sequence ATGACAGTAACCACATATATTGGCTTAGGAAGTAACCTAGGTGACTCACGCCAGATGCTGTCTGAAGCGATAGCCAAACTTAAATCTCTTGGTGAAGTGAAAGTATCTAAACTTTACCAAAGTCCCCCTATGGGTCCCCAAGATCAGCCGAATTATCTAAATGCAGTCGCTCAGCTAAAAACCGAGTTACTTCCGCTTGAATTACTTGATCAGTTACAGCGTTTTGAGCAGGAAGCTGGGCGGGTGAGACTCCGTCATTGGGGGGAGCGAACTTTAGATCTTGATCTACTGATTTATGGCAATGAAAAAATACAAAATGAGCGCTTAACGGTGCCGCATGTAGGGATATTACAACGAGATTTTGTTGTGATTCCTTTATTAGATTTAGATGCTGATCTACATATTAATGATCAGCCACTTAAAAATTTAGAACTCATACAGCAGCCAACGCTGACTGTACTTGCTGATGAGTCTTGGGCTTAA
- the panB gene encoding 3-methyl-2-oxobutanoate hydroxymethyltransferase, translating into MISLSDLRKFKAEGRKFSCLTCYDASMAKAMELAEIDTILIGDSLGMAIQGRDSTLPVTVEDMAYHTAAVRRGNQHALIMTDLPFMSYATLNDALQNAKTVMQAGAQMIKIEGGAWLSETVQVLTRNGVPVCVHLGLTPQSVHVFGGYKLQARTREAADQLIADCTAVVEAGAAVLLLECVPAQLGQEIAELFPNTPVIGIGAGNATDGQVLVVQDMLGLTFGRVARFVRNFMKEQSGETAILDAFKAFHAAVQDQSFPAKEHTFQVEL; encoded by the coding sequence ATGATTAGTCTAAGTGACTTAAGAAAATTTAAAGCCGAAGGACGTAAGTTCTCTTGCCTAACTTGTTACGATGCAAGTATGGCAAAAGCAATGGAACTTGCTGAAATTGATACGATCTTAATTGGTGATTCTCTTGGAATGGCAATTCAGGGGCGTGACTCAACTTTACCTGTAACTGTTGAAGACATGGCCTATCATACAGCGGCAGTCCGTCGCGGTAATCAGCATGCTTTAATTATGACTGACTTACCATTTATGAGTTATGCCACTTTAAACGATGCTTTGCAGAATGCGAAAACAGTTATGCAAGCTGGTGCCCAAATGATCAAAATCGAAGGTGGTGCATGGCTAAGTGAAACTGTCCAAGTGTTAACACGTAATGGTGTGCCTGTATGTGTACATTTAGGTTTAACTCCTCAGTCTGTACATGTATTTGGTGGCTACAAGTTACAAGCTAGAACGCGTGAAGCAGCTGATCAGCTTATTGCCGATTGTACGGCGGTGGTTGAAGCGGGCGCGGCAGTTTTATTACTTGAATGCGTTCCGGCACAATTAGGTCAAGAAATTGCCGAATTGTTCCCAAATACTCCTGTGATCGGTATTGGGGCAGGTAATGCGACTGATGGTCAGGTATTGGTTGTACAAGACATGTTAGGACTAACGTTTGGTCGAGTTGCGCGTTTTGTACGTAACTTTATGAAAGAGCAATCTGGTGAAACAGCGATTTTAGATGCTTTTAAAGCTTTTCATGCTGCTGTACAAGATCAGTCGTTCCCAGCTAAAGAACACACTTTCCAAGTTGAGCTGTAA
- the panC gene encoding pantoate--beta-alanine ligase: protein MKTETTIQGLAASLNPARAARKIIGFVPTMGNLHEGHLTLVREAKKLCDVVVVSIFVNPTQFGPGEDFDNYPRTLEQDSRLLADVGCDIIFAPSVEQMYGTQPRLTNISVSQITDDLCGSSRPGHFDGVALVVTKLFNIVQPNYAFFGQKDYQQLAVIRQFVQDLNIPLEVIGVPIVRAEDGLALSSRNGYLTPEQRQVAPVIYQGLKQAEEQLHQGKDLQQVLADLKTLLTDNGFVVDYVEARQPNLLAASQFDRDIVLFVAAKLGGTRLIDNLQVAFTPQ from the coding sequence ATGAAAACAGAAACCACTATACAAGGCTTAGCTGCTTCTTTAAATCCTGCTAGAGCTGCACGTAAAATCATTGGTTTTGTCCCAACGATGGGAAATCTACATGAAGGCCACCTCACTCTTGTTCGTGAAGCGAAAAAGTTATGTGATGTTGTGGTTGTGAGTATCTTCGTGAACCCAACACAGTTTGGTCCGGGTGAAGATTTTGATAATTATCCGCGTACGTTAGAGCAGGATAGTCGTCTACTTGCAGATGTTGGCTGTGACATTATTTTTGCACCATCAGTTGAACAAATGTACGGTACACAACCTCGCTTAACTAACATTAGCGTCAGTCAAATTACTGATGATTTATGTGGAAGCTCACGTCCGGGGCACTTTGATGGCGTAGCACTGGTTGTCACCAAACTCTTTAATATTGTGCAACCGAATTATGCTTTCTTTGGTCAAAAAGACTACCAGCAATTAGCAGTGATTCGCCAGTTTGTACAGGATTTGAATATTCCGTTAGAAGTTATTGGCGTACCAATTGTTCGTGCAGAAGACGGTTTGGCACTGAGTTCAAGAAATGGTTACTTGACTCCTGAACAGCGTCAGGTTGCACCAGTCATTTATCAAGGTTTAAAACAAGCCGAAGAGCAATTACACCAAGGTAAAGATTTACAACAAGTCTTGGCAGATTTGAAAACACTGTTGACAGACAATGGTTTTGTTGTGGATTATGTGGAGGCTCGCCAACCTAATTTGTTAGCTGCTTCTCAATTTGATCGTGATATTGTGTTGTTTGTCGCGGCGAAATTAGGTGGAACGCGTTTAATTGATAATCTACAAGTTGCCTTTACACCTCAATAA
- the rapZ gene encoding RNase adapter RapZ, giving the protein MKRILIVTGQSGSGKSSALQVLEDLGYYCIDNLPLALLPEIVAKLDHENNLEQLALGVDVRSTRADMQEFDHVFEQLQKHGTVDVIYLTTQDQDLIARFSASRRPHPLANRFKSLLQCIHEEKQLLIPIQFRATVHIDTTDKSVHDLKHILLSKLGQSDNLIVILQSFGYKHGIPLDADYVFDVRHLPNPHWDLELRRFSGLDEPVKQFLEASPQANEMFEDILHFLKKWLPAFAEGHRHYMTISIGCTGGQHRSVYMVDRLKQALEAEWSVQVLHREMKHWS; this is encoded by the coding sequence ATGAAGCGTATACTTATCGTGACAGGACAGTCTGGTTCAGGAAAATCTTCAGCTCTTCAAGTATTAGAAGATTTGGGCTACTACTGTATTGATAATTTACCTTTGGCATTGCTGCCTGAAATTGTGGCAAAGCTAGATCATGAAAATAATCTTGAGCAGCTTGCTTTAGGAGTGGATGTACGAAGTACTCGGGCAGATATGCAAGAGTTCGACCATGTTTTTGAGCAATTACAGAAACATGGTACGGTTGATGTGATTTATCTGACGACACAAGACCAAGATTTGATTGCACGATTTAGTGCTTCACGTCGTCCACATCCGTTAGCAAATCGTTTCAAAAGCCTTTTACAGTGTATTCATGAAGAAAAGCAGTTGCTGATTCCAATTCAGTTTCGTGCCACTGTTCACATTGATACTACAGATAAAAGTGTTCACGATTTAAAACATATCTTGCTATCAAAACTAGGGCAGTCAGATAATCTGATTGTTATATTGCAGTCATTTGGTTATAAACATGGCATTCCTTTAGATGCCGACTATGTTTTTGACGTACGGCATTTACCAAATCCGCATTGGGATTTAGAATTACGCCGCTTTTCTGGTTTAGACGAGCCAGTTAAACAATTTTTAGAAGCAAGTCCACAAGCAAATGAAATGTTTGAGGACATTCTCCACTTCTTAAAAAAATGGCTGCCGGCATTTGCTGAAGGGCATCGTCACTATATGACGATTTCAATAGGTTGCACAGGCGGCCAGCATCGTTCAGTTTATATGGTAGATAGACTAAAACAAGCACTTGAGGCAGAATGGTCTGTTCAGGTCTTACACAGAGAAATGAAGCACTGGTCATGA
- a CDS encoding HPr family phosphocarrier protein, whose protein sequence is MIDTTVDVINKLGLHARASGKLIEVTTKFRSSIQIGKGDHLVDAKNIMSLLMLGAGKGTTLRLVIDGTDEEQALNEVQALFAAKFYEAD, encoded by the coding sequence ATGATAGACACAACTGTTGATGTAATTAATAAACTCGGTTTACATGCACGTGCATCAGGAAAACTGATAGAGGTCACTACAAAGTTTCGTTCGTCAATTCAAATTGGTAAGGGCGATCATTTAGTAGATGCAAAGAATATTATGTCGTTACTGATGTTAGGTGCAGGTAAAGGGACTACTTTACGTTTAGTCATTGATGGCACTGACGAAGAACAGGCATTAAATGAAGTACAGGCGTTATTCGCCGCAAAATTTTATGAGGCAGATTAA
- the yjgA gene encoding ribosome biogenesis factor YjgA produces MARRPKRYTEEDFDSLEGRASKTEQKKAVQRMAALGEQLAQLSIKQIQKLPVDERLIDALLEVQNISSFEARRRQFQRVGKLLRNEDETVILSYLTPQQGAKKQAQLMRWVDRMIEQGDPAINEFSKIYNASERHTLRQHVLRINRDKTQQVAEADLEATKMKFINYVQQVALLSDQG; encoded by the coding sequence GTGGCACGTCGTCCCAAGCGTTATACTGAAGAAGATTTTGATTCTTTAGAAGGACGTGCAAGTAAAACCGAACAGAAAAAAGCAGTTCAACGTATGGCTGCTTTAGGTGAGCAGTTAGCACAACTTTCTATCAAACAAATTCAAAAACTTCCTGTTGATGAGCGTTTAATTGATGCTCTTTTGGAAGTTCAGAATATTAGTTCATTCGAAGCGCGCCGTCGTCAGTTTCAGCGTGTTGGTAAACTCTTGCGCAATGAAGATGAGACAGTCATTTTATCTTATTTAACTCCTCAGCAAGGCGCGAAGAAACAAGCTCAACTCATGCGTTGGGTAGATCGTATGATCGAGCAGGGCGACCCTGCAATCAATGAATTTAGCAAAATCTATAATGCATCCGAGCGACATACTTTACGCCAGCATGTGTTAAGAATTAATCGTGATAAAACCCAGCAAGTTGCAGAAGCAGATCTTGAAGCAACTAAAATGAAATTTATTAACTATGTACAACAGGTTGCTCTATTGTCAGATCAAGGTTAA
- a CDS encoding acyl-CoA synthetase: protein MVSAYNELPRTPANFVALSPLRYLERAAYIYPDQASIIHGNRQISWKQTYQRCRQFASQLQQLGIVKNDTVSVLLPNVPAMIEAHFAVPMAGAVLNTLNTRLDAKTIAFMLEHAETKVLLVDPEFVNLAREALSLIPNQHIIVIDVADEEYEGENQFLGSFEYEEWLAQGDANFEWQLPEDEWDAISLNYTSGTTGNPKGVVYHHRGAYLNAASNILACGMKPRAVYLWTLPLFHCNGWCFAWSITASGGTNICLRKVDPELVMQLIAKHKVDYFCGAPIVLSMIINLPKEKQPSIEHHVEVMVAGAAPPVAVIEGMRNIGINVNHVYGLTETYGPSALCASQAGWSDLSITEQAQLHSRQGVPYPLQDSMRVLNPETMQPVPNDGETMGEIMFRGNIVMKGYLKNPKATEEAFAGGWFHTGDLAVCHPDGYAKITDRSKDIIISGGENISSLEVEDVLYKHPAVLTAAVVAKPDERWQEVPCAFIELKTGASVTPEEIIEHCQKELARFKVPKDVVITEIPKTSTGKLQKFILREWAKERA, encoded by the coding sequence ATGGTTAGTGCCTATAACGAATTACCACGCACACCCGCAAACTTTGTTGCGTTATCCCCTCTGCGCTATTTAGAGCGCGCAGCTTATATCTATCCAGACCAAGCTTCTATTATTCACGGCAACCGTCAGATTTCATGGAAACAAACTTATCAGCGCTGTCGTCAATTTGCATCTCAGCTTCAACAATTAGGCATAGTTAAAAATGATACGGTTTCAGTTTTACTGCCAAATGTACCAGCAATGATTGAAGCACATTTTGCTGTACCAATGGCGGGTGCTGTTCTTAATACCCTAAATACCCGTTTAGACGCTAAAACCATCGCTTTTATGCTAGAGCATGCTGAAACTAAAGTGCTTTTAGTTGACCCCGAGTTTGTTAATTTAGCAAGAGAAGCTTTATCACTCATTCCTAACCAACATATTATTGTGATTGATGTTGCTGATGAAGAGTATGAAGGCGAAAACCAATTCCTTGGTTCTTTCGAATATGAGGAATGGTTAGCTCAAGGCGATGCCAATTTTGAATGGCAATTACCTGAAGATGAGTGGGATGCAATTAGTTTAAATTATACCTCTGGAACCACTGGAAATCCTAAAGGAGTGGTTTATCACCACCGAGGTGCTTATTTAAATGCGGCTAGTAATATTTTAGCTTGTGGCATGAAACCTCGAGCCGTTTATTTATGGACACTTCCTCTGTTTCATTGTAATGGTTGGTGCTTTGCATGGAGTATTACAGCAAGTGGCGGAACCAATATTTGTCTACGTAAAGTTGACCCAGAACTGGTGATGCAGCTTATTGCAAAACATAAGGTGGATTACTTCTGTGGTGCTCCAATCGTCCTATCTATGATTATTAATCTGCCTAAGGAAAAGCAGCCAAGCATAGAACATCATGTTGAAGTTATGGTAGCAGGTGCTGCTCCACCTGTCGCTGTCATTGAAGGTATGCGGAATATTGGGATTAATGTCAACCATGTGTATGGTTTAACCGAAACCTATGGACCATCTGCGCTTTGTGCTTCTCAAGCGGGATGGAGCGACCTCTCCATTACCGAGCAAGCGCAACTACACTCTCGTCAGGGTGTGCCTTATCCTTTACAAGATAGTATGCGGGTGTTAAATCCTGAAACGATGCAGCCAGTTCCAAATGACGGTGAAACCATGGGAGAAATTATGTTCCGTGGCAATATTGTCATGAAAGGATATTTAAAAAATCCAAAGGCAACTGAAGAAGCCTTTGCAGGTGGCTGGTTCCACACGGGTGACCTAGCTGTTTGTCACCCAGATGGTTATGCAAAAATTACTGATCGCTCTAAAGATATTATTATTTCAGGTGGAGAAAATATTTCATCTTTAGAAGTCGAAGACGTTTTATATAAACATCCAGCAGTTTTAACAGCCGCTGTTGTGGCAAAACCTGACGAACGTTGGCAAGAAGTACCATGTGCATTTATTGAATTAAAAACTGGGGCTAGTGTCACGCCTGAAGAAATTATTGAGCACTGTCAAAAAGAACTGGCGCGCTTTAAAGTTCCTAAAGATGTGGTGATTACTGAAATTCCAAAAACTTCAACAGGTAAATTGCAAAAATTCATCTTGCGTGAATGGGCAAAAGAACGTGCTTAA
- the thrS gene encoding threonine--tRNA ligase, with amino-acid sequence MPIITLPNGDQKSFDHPVSVMEVAQSIGPGLAKNTVAGRVNDRLVDACDLITEDSTLQIITPKDEEGLEIIRHSCAHLVGHAVKQLFPEAKMVIGPVIEEGFYYDIWMPRPFTLDDMAAIEERMKKLIDQDYDVIKKMTPRDEVIRVFTDRGEEYKLRLVEDMPEEKAMGLYYHQEYVDMCRGPHVPNTKFLKSFKLTKISGAYWRGDAKNEQLQRIYGTAWADKKQLAAYIKRIEEAEKRDHRKIGKALDLFHMQEEAPGMVFWHANGWTIYQVLEQYMRKVQQDNGYQEIKTPQIVDFTLWEKSGHAANYAENMFTTHSESRNYAVKPMNCPCHVQVFNQGLKSYRDLPIRLAEFGSCHRNEPSGSLHGIMRVRGFTQDDAHIFCTKEQIGKEVADFIKLTLDVYKDFGFEEVQMKLSTRPEKRVGDDALWDLAEKSLADALDAAGLEWELQPGEGAFYGPKIEFSLKDCLGRVWQCGTIQCDFNLPVRLDASYVTEENERDQPVMLHRAILGSFERFIGILIEHYAGFMPPWLSPVQACVMNITDSQAEASEQVVAKLKENGLRAISDLRNEKIGFKIRERTLERIPYLLVLGDREVEEGTVNVRTRSGKNLGTMSVDAFIDLVKSAVAERGRYIVE; translated from the coding sequence ATGCCAATTATCACATTGCCAAATGGCGATCAAAAGAGTTTTGATCACCCTGTATCTGTTATGGAAGTCGCTCAAAGTATTGGGCCTGGTTTAGCAAAAAATACCGTTGCTGGACGAGTAAATGATCGCTTAGTTGATGCATGTGACTTAATTACCGAAGACTCGACCTTACAAATTATCACTCCAAAAGATGAAGAAGGTCTTGAGATCATTCGCCACTCTTGTGCACACCTTGTAGGGCACGCAGTAAAACAGCTTTTTCCTGAAGCAAAAATGGTGATTGGTCCGGTCATCGAAGAAGGTTTCTATTACGATATCTGGATGCCACGTCCTTTTACACTAGATGATATGGCTGCGATTGAAGAGCGTATGAAAAAGCTCATCGATCAAGATTATGACGTTATCAAAAAAATGACACCGCGTGATGAAGTCATCAGAGTATTCACTGACCGCGGCGAAGAATATAAATTACGTCTTGTGGAAGACATGCCTGAAGAAAAAGCAATGGGCTTGTACTACCACCAAGAATATGTAGATATGTGTCGTGGTCCGCACGTACCGAACACAAAATTCTTAAAATCATTCAAGCTTACTAAAATCTCTGGTGCTTACTGGCGTGGTGATGCGAAGAATGAACAGCTTCAACGTATCTATGGTACTGCTTGGGCTGATAAAAAACAGTTAGCAGCTTACATCAAGCGTATTGAAGAAGCTGAAAAGCGTGATCACCGTAAAATTGGTAAAGCGTTAGACTTGTTCCATATGCAAGAAGAAGCACCGGGTATGGTGTTCTGGCATGCAAATGGCTGGACTATTTATCAAGTACTAGAACAGTACATGCGTAAAGTTCAGCAAGACAATGGTTACCAAGAAATCAAAACTCCGCAAATCGTAGATTTTACGCTTTGGGAGAAATCTGGTCATGCGGCAAACTATGCAGAAAACATGTTTACGACTCATTCTGAAAGTCGTAACTATGCTGTAAAACCAATGAACTGTCCTTGTCACGTTCAAGTGTTTAACCAAGGATTAAAGTCTTACCGTGATTTACCAATTCGTTTAGCTGAGTTTGGTTCTTGTCACCGTAATGAGCCGTCTGGTTCTTTACACGGTATTATGCGTGTTCGTGGTTTTACTCAAGATGATGCGCATATCTTCTGTACTAAAGAACAGATCGGTAAAGAAGTTGCAGACTTTATTAAACTCACTTTAGATGTTTATAAAGACTTTGGCTTTGAAGAAGTTCAAATGAAATTATCTACTCGCCCAGAAAAGCGTGTAGGGGATGATGCACTTTGGGATTTAGCTGAAAAATCTTTGGCAGATGCTTTAGATGCAGCTGGTCTTGAATGGGAATTGCAGCCGGGTGAAGGCGCATTCTATGGTCCAAAGATTGAGTTCTCTTTAAAAGACTGTCTTGGTCGTGTATGGCAATGTGGTACCATTCAGTGTGACTTCAACTTGCCAGTTCGTTTAGATGCTTCTTATGTAACTGAAGAAAACGAGCGTGATCAACCTGTCATGTTGCACCGTGCAATTCTTGGTAGTTTTGAGCGTTTTATTGGTATACTAATTGAACACTACGCTGGTTTTATGCCGCCTTGGCTATCACCTGTACAAGCATGTGTCATGAATATCACTGATTCTCAAGCTGAAGCAAGTGAGCAAGTTGTGGCAAAACTCAAGGAAAATGGTCTTCGTGCTATTTCTGACTTGAGAAATGAAAAAATCGGATTTAAGATTCGTGAGCGTACTCTAGAGCGCATTCCTTACCTGTTAGTTCTTGGTGATCGAGAAGTTGAAGAAGGTACAGTGAATGTACGTACTCGCTCAGGAAAAAATTTAGGTACTATGTCAGTGGATGCTTTCATTGACTTAGTGAAATCTGCCGTCGCCGAACGTGGCCGGTATATTGTGGAGTAA
- the infC gene encoding translation initiation factor IF-3, whose protein sequence is MKQPDRNQQQGAKSNRPAINDEIRAKEVRLVGADGEQKGIVSLNEALRAAEDADLDLVEIVANAEPPVCKIMDYNKHLFDLKQKQKDAKKKQHQVQVKEIKLRPATDVGDYQVKLRAILKFLEEGNKVKITLRFRGREMAHQQLGLAQLQKIEADVAELGVVEQAPKMEGRQMGMLLGPKKKK, encoded by the coding sequence ATTAAACAGCCTGACCGTAACCAACAACAAGGTGCAAAGAGTAACCGTCCAGCAATTAATGATGAGATCCGTGCAAAAGAAGTACGCCTTGTCGGTGCTGATGGTGAGCAAAAAGGAATTGTTTCATTAAATGAAGCACTGCGTGCTGCTGAGGATGCAGATCTTGACCTTGTTGAGATTGTCGCAAACGCTGAGCCGCCTGTTTGTAAAATCATGGATTACAACAAGCACTTGTTTGACCTGAAACAGAAGCAAAAAGATGCCAAGAAAAAACAGCATCAAGTGCAAGTGAAGGAAATCAAACTACGCCCAGCAACTGATGTAGGTGATTATCAAGTTAAGCTTCGTGCTATTCTGAAGTTCCTTGAAGAAGGCAACAAAGTTAAGATCACCTTACGTTTCCGTGGTCGTGAAATGGCTCACCAACAACTTGGTTTAGCTCAATTGCAAAAAATTGAAGCAGACGTAGCTGAGTTAGGGGTTGTAGAGCAAGCACCGAAAATGGAAGGTCGACAAATGGGTATGTTACTTGGACCGAAAAAGAAAAAGTAA
- a CDS encoding glutathione S-transferase N-terminal domain-containing protein, with the protein MIDLYYWGTPNGHKITIALEEMGLDYTLYPINILENDQFQPDFLKISPNNKIPAIVDQDGPRGEPISVFESGAILQYLGRKTGLFYPTDEQERVEVEQWLMWQMGGLGPMLGQNHHFNRFAPEKIPYAIDRYVNETKRLYGVLNKQLIGQKFVAGEYSIADMAILPWILRYEWQGIQLEDYPYVQEYIVRLTARPAVQKALSIKVI; encoded by the coding sequence ATGATTGATCTATATTATTGGGGCACACCCAATGGACATAAAATCACAATTGCCTTAGAAGAAATGGGACTGGATTACACCCTTTACCCAATTAATATTTTAGAAAATGATCAATTTCAACCAGACTTCCTGAAAATTTCTCCGAATAATAAAATTCCTGCCATTGTTGACCAAGATGGTCCACGTGGTGAGCCAATTTCAGTATTTGAATCAGGCGCGATCTTGCAGTATTTAGGACGAAAAACTGGATTGTTCTACCCGACAGACGAGCAAGAGCGAGTTGAAGTGGAACAATGGCTTATGTGGCAAATGGGTGGCTTAGGTCCTATGTTGGGACAAAATCATCATTTTAACCGCTTTGCGCCAGAGAAAATTCCCTATGCTATAGACCGCTATGTAAATGAGACTAAGCGTTTATATGGTGTGTTGAATAAACAGCTCATTGGTCAGAAGTTTGTTGCAGGGGAATACTCAATTGCTGATATGGCAATTCTACCTTGGATTTTGCGTTATGAATGGCAGGGGATTCAATTAGAGGATTACCCGTATGTACAAGAATACATTGTTCGCTTAACCGCACGCCCTGCAGTACAAAAAGCATTATCAATTAAAGTCATCTAA
- a CDS encoding YqaA family protein, with amino-acid sequence MLSYFLLFLSAFGAATLLPLQSEAVLATLLLKGEHSAFLLILIATFGNVLGSCINWWLGLKIEQFKHKKWFPVSEKRLEQAQRFYHKYGFYSLLLSWTPVIGDPITLVAGLFKENFWRFLFMVLIAKAGRYIFIYWVITGFI; translated from the coding sequence ATGCTAAGTTACTTTTTACTTTTTCTGAGTGCATTTGGGGCGGCTACCTTATTACCGCTACAATCAGAAGCTGTACTCGCTACTTTACTATTAAAAGGTGAGCATTCAGCTTTTCTTCTCATTTTGATTGCTACTTTCGGAAATGTATTGGGCTCATGTATAAACTGGTGGTTAGGTTTAAAAATAGAACAGTTTAAACATAAAAAATGGTTTCCGGTTTCTGAAAAACGTTTAGAACAAGCCCAACGCTTTTATCATAAATATGGCTTTTATTCGCTGCTTTTAAGTTGGACACCTGTGATTGGTGACCCTATTACTTTGGTTGCTGGCTTATTCAAAGAAAATTTTTGGCGCTTTTTATTTATGGTCCTTATTGCTAAGGCTGGGCGTTATATCTTCATTTATTGGGTAATTACAGGTTTTATTTAA
- the nreB gene encoding nickel resistance MFS transporter NreB gives MQKHDAFAALRYRDFSIVTINQFCLTLAILIQEIIVAYSLYQITKDPLTLGLIGLAEAIPFIALSLWGGYFADKFNKQVIMKICLFFSVPLPLVLWLLFHLHGLGHISVNFLSWGIYAVIFGLGTIRGFYNPSATSLKPFLIPRELYANGATWTTIGWQSGVIIGPMLGGFMLAYLGRETSLFSVAGLLSICFILINLLHKRSFPKIETANVIESLGDGFRFIWKTKIVLWAISLDLASVLFGGVIALLPIFAEDILKVGPEGLGYLRAAPSIGALITMIALTRFPPTQHAWRNMLLAVAGFGVFTILFAFSNNMWLSLFALAMTGACDSISVVVRQTILQIFPPENMRGRVAAVNGMFVSSSNELGAFESGLAAKYLGTIAATIFGGCMTLAVVTFCWLKTNDLFKVDITKSSED, from the coding sequence ATGCAGAAACATGATGCATTCGCTGCCCTGCGCTATAGAGATTTCTCAATTGTCACCATTAATCAATTTTGCTTAACATTAGCAATTTTGATTCAAGAAATTATTGTTGCCTATTCACTTTATCAAATTACCAAAGACCCTCTAACTTTAGGTTTAATTGGACTAGCAGAAGCCATTCCATTTATTGCCCTATCGCTTTGGGGTGGTTATTTTGCTGATAAATTTAATAAACAGGTCATCATGAAAATCTGTTTATTTTTCTCAGTACCTCTTCCTTTAGTTTTATGGTTACTGTTCCATCTGCATGGGTTGGGTCATATCAGTGTAAATTTCCTTTCTTGGGGCATTTATGCGGTTATTTTTGGTTTGGGCACCATACGTGGTTTTTACAACCCTTCTGCTACATCCCTAAAACCATTTTTAATTCCACGTGAGCTTTATGCAAATGGTGCAACATGGACAACCATTGGTTGGCAGAGTGGTGTAATTATTGGGCCTATGCTCGGTGGGTTCATGCTCGCTTATTTAGGCAGAGAAACCAGTCTTTTTAGTGTTGCCGGTCTACTTAGTATCTGCTTTATTCTCATTAATTTATTACATAAACGTAGCTTTCCTAAAATTGAAACTGCCAATGTTATAGAAAGCTTAGGCGATGGCTTTCGCTTTATTTGGAAAACCAAAATAGTTCTTTGGGCGATTTCTTTAGACCTTGCCTCTGTTTTATTTGGTGGTGTAATCGCTCTACTCCCTATTTTTGCCGAAGATATTTTAAAAGTCGGTCCTGAAGGCTTGGGTTACTTGCGTGCGGCTCCTTCTATTGGTGCGCTCATTACTATGATTGCTTTAACTCGTTTTCCGCCAACTCAGCACGCATGGCGTAATATGCTACTTGCAGTTGCAGGGTTTGGTGTATTTACAATCCTTTTCGCGTTCTCGAACAACATGTGGTTATCACTATTTGCGTTGGCGATGACGGGTGCTTGCGACAGTATTTCGGTGGTAGTTAGACAAACCATTTTGCAAATATTCCCACCAGAGAATATGCGTGGTCGCGTAGCGGCTGTAAATGGAATGTTTGTCTCATCAAGTAATGAGCTGGGTGCATTTGAATCAGGCTTGGCTGCCAAATATTTGGGAACTATTGCAGCGACTATTTTTGGTGGTTGTATGACTCTTGCAGTAGTAACCTTCTGTTGGCTAAAAACCAATGATCTTTTTAAAGTCGATATTACTAAAAGCTCAGAAGATTAG
- the rpmI gene encoding 50S ribosomal protein L35, producing MAKLKTRRGAAKRFKATANGFKRKQAFKRHILTKKSAKRIRQLRGCVMVHVSDVASVRRMCPYI from the coding sequence ATGGCTAAGTTAAAAACTCGCCGTGGTGCAGCTAAACGCTTCAAAGCGACTGCAAACGGTTTTAAGCGCAAACAAGCATTCAAGCGCCACATTTTGACCAAAAAATCTGCTAAGCGTATCCGTCAATTGCGCGGCTGTGTAATGGTTCACGTAAGTGACGTTGCTTCAGTTCGTCGTATGTGCCCATACATCTAA